A single genomic interval of Anopheles darlingi chromosome X, idAnoDarlMG_H_01, whole genome shotgun sequence harbors:
- the LOC125960050 gene encoding derlin-2 — protein sequence MAYQTIRQEYMEIPIVTRVYSTACLITTLSVHLDIVTPYQLYFNPKLIFRHFQLWRICTTFLFFGTFGFNFLFNMIFTFRYCRMLEENSFRGKSSDFVMMFLFGGTVLVILALFANLLFLGQAFTIMLVYVWSRRNPFVRMNFFGVLNFQAPYLPWVLLGFSVLIGNTIWVDLIGIVVGHIYYFLEDVFPNQTGGMKILKTPRILKLLFDEVPDDPNYVPLPEDQPGGFNWRRNN from the exons ATGGCATACCAAACGATTCGTCAGGAGTATATGGAAATACCGATTGTCACGCGCGTATACTCGACCGCTTGCCTCATCACAACGTTGTCCGTG CATTTGGACATCGTTACACCGTACCAACTGTACTTTAATCCCAAGCTCATCTTTAGACACTTCCAGCTATGGCGGATCTGCAccacatttcttttctttggcACTTTCGGATTTAACTTTTTGTTCAATATGATTTTCACGTTTAG ATATTGCCGCATGCTGGAGGAAAACTCTTTTCGCGGCAAAAGTTCGGATTTCGTAATGATGTTTTTGTTCGGTGGGACGGTACTTGTT ATATTGGCACTTTTCGCTAACCTACTCTTTCTAGGACAAGCGTTCACCATTATGCTGGTGTATGTCTGGTCGAGAAGAAATCCTTTCGTCCGGATGAATTTCTTCGGAGTGCTCAACTTTCAG GCACCATATCTACCGTGGGTGCTGCTTGGCTTTTCCGTGCTCATAGGCAACACCATTTGGGTCGATCTGATTGGTATAGTCGTGGGGCATATTTATTACTTTTTGGAGGATGTGTTCCCCAACCAAACCGGTGGTATGAAAATACTGAAAACACCAAGAATTCT TAAACTGTTATTTGATGAGGTCCCAGACGATCCAAATTATGTACCCTTGCCGGAAGACCAGCCCGGTGGTTTTAACTGGAGGCGAAACAATTGA
- the LOC125960063 gene encoding uncharacterized protein LOC125960063, with product MKLYRCILCLVVVLFVSVWHAHSQDSEERSLANVAKLQAQGKPPEAISIGLLGAYGDGSNQFLLKQSEESSRRLSPKMNYELEGENMLAWLGNVPVQPTGEMKRSWNRMNAVWGKRVNGGRRNAGWTKFGGSWGKREPGWNNLKGLWGKRAEKWDKLASAWGKRQEVSESF from the exons ATGAAGCTGTACCGTTGCATCCTTTGCTTGGTCGTTGTGCTATTCGTCTCTGTTTGGCACGCCCATAGTCAGGACTCTGAAGAGCGATCGCTAGCGAACGTGGCCAAACTACAGGCCCAAGGCAAACCGCCGGAGGCGATAAGCATCGGCTTATTGGGCGCATATGGCGATGGCAGTAATCAATTCCTGCTGAAGCAGAGTGAGGAATCGTCACGCCGGCTCTCACCAAAGATGAACTACGAGCTGGAGGGTGAAAACATGCTAGCATGGTTGGGCAACGTACCGGTCCAGCCTACCGGTGAAATGAAGCGCAGTTGGAACAGGATGAATGCTGTCTGGGGCAAGCGAGTCAACGGTGGTCGTCGCAATGCCGGTTGGACCAAATTTGGCG GATCCTGGGGCAAACGTGAACCGGGTTGGAACAATCTCAAGGGTTTATGGGGGAAGCGCGCTGAGAAGTGGGACAAGCTAGCCTCGGCTTGGGGCAAACGACAAGAAGTTAGCGAATCCTTTTAA
- the LOC125959972 gene encoding UNC93-like protein — MHGAVDTDKNADSASLREKVQLRKGEKWRILKNIITVSFAFMVQFTAFQGTANLQSSINAQDSLGTVSLAVIYAALVISCIFLPTLVIRKLTVKWTLCFSMLCYAPYIASQFYPRFYTLIPAGVLLGLGAAPMWASQATYLTQLGQVYAKLTDQPVEAIIVRFFGFFFLAWQTAELWGNLISSLVLSSGAHGAAPASFEDGLNGTSSHSSHDDALSYCGANFCVVGTSDNSNLQRPPDSEIYEISAIYLSCIVGAVIIIAIFLDPLSRYGERRRGSISATEISGMQLLSATFKQLKKVNQQLLILITVFIGMEQAFIGADFTQAYVSCALGIHQIGYVMICFGVVNAICSIIFGSAMKYIGRVVIIILGAIVHGGCIIYLLYWRPHPDHQIVFFILSGLWGIGDAVWQTQINGLYGALFRRNKEAAFSNYRLWESVGFVIAYAYSTALCARMKLYLLFGVLVCGMIGYTIVEIHQSKKEKRMKKLEEIPKQQQTEADRKAIEEDDEKDELEEDIVVTHL, encoded by the exons ATGCACGGAGCAGTAGATACCGACAAG AACGCCGACTCAGCGTCCCTGCGCGAGAAGGTGCAGCTGCGAAAGGGCGAAAAATGGCGGATCCTCAAGAACATCATCACAGTGTCGTTTGCCTTTATGGTGCAGTTTACAGCCTTCCAG GGCACCGCGAACCTGCAGTCATCGATCAACGCCCAGGATAGCCTCGGTACGGTTTCGCTGGCCGTCATCTATGCCGCCCTCGTCATCTCCTGCATCTTCCTGCCGACGCTGGTGATCCGCAAGCTGACGGTCAAGTGGACGCTGTGCTTCAGCATGCTGTGCTACGCACCGTACATTGCCTCCCAGTTCTACCCGCGCTTCTACACACTGATACCGGCCGGTGTACTGCTCGGGCTGGGTGCTGCCCCGATGTGGGCCAGCCAGGCCACCTACCTGACCCAGCTCGGCCAGGTGTACGCCAAGCTGACGGACCAGCCGGTCGAGGCGATCATTGTGCGCTTCTTTGGGTTCTTCTTTCTCGCCTGGCAGACGGCCGAACTTTGGGGCAACCTCATCTCCAGCCTGG TGCTGTCGAGTGGAGCGCACGGTGCCGCACCGGCCAGCTTCGAGGACGGGCTCAACGGTACGAGCAGCCACTCGAGCCACGACGATGCCCTGAGCTACTGTGGTGCCAACTTCTGCGTGGTCGGCACCTCGGACAACAGCAACCTGCAGCGGCCGCCCGATTCGGAGATCTACGAAATATCGGCCATCTACCTGTCCTGCATCGTCGgtgccgtcatcatcatagcGATCTTCCTGGATCCACTCTCACG GTATGGTGAGCGTCGGCGTGGTTCCATTTCGGCAACCGAGATCTCCGGTATGCAGCTGCTGTCGGCCACGTTCAAGCAGCTGAAGAAGgtcaaccagcagctgcttaTCCTGATCACGGTGTTCATCGGCATGGAGCAGGCGTTTATTGGGGCCGACTTTACGCAGGCGTACGTTTCCTGCGCTCTCGGTATCCACCAGATCGGCTACGTGATGATCTGCTTTGGCGTCGTGAATGCGATCTGCTCGATCATCTTCGGCTCGGCGATGAAGTACATCGGGcgcgtcgtcatcatcatcctaggGGCAATCGTGCACGGTGGTTGCATCATCTATCTGCTATACTGGAGACCCCATCCCGACCACCAGATTGTTTTCTTCATCCTGTCCGGTCTGTGGGGAATCGGCGATGCAGTCTGGCAGACGCAGATCAACG GACTGTATGGTGCGCTGTTCCGGCGCAACAAGGAAGCCGCCTTCTCCAACTACCGACTGTGGGAATCGGTCGGCTTTGTCATTGCCTACGCGTACTCGACCGCCCTGTGCGCCCGCATGAAGTTGTATCTGCTgttcggtgtgctggtgtgcggtATGATCGGCTACACCATCGTGGAAATACACCAGTCAAAGAAG GAAAAGCGCATGAAGAAGCTGGAAGAAATTcccaagcaacagcaaaccgaGGCGGACCGGAAGGCGatcgaggaggacgacgaaaaGGATGAGCTCGAAGAGGACATCGTGGTAACGCATCTGTAG
- the LOC125960056 gene encoding probable phosphomevalonate kinase — protein sequence MSEVAKESVQPSIVLLVSGKRKCGKDHLSDALLKRLGHNRAQILRISEPIKRYWATQKGLNLDELLSDGAYKENYRKEMIVWSDEQRHEDYGVFCREACRTMNREICIVSDVRRRTDVRFFRETFKPSRVRTIRIEASDATRLGRGWRFEAGVDDVPSECDLDDFDEWDLRIDNNGQDDIETILERLVALTNG from the exons ATGAGCGAGGTGGCCAAAGAATCCGTTCAGCCAAGTATCGTTCTGTTGGTAAGCGGGAAAAGGAAATGTGGCAAGGACCACCTTTCTGATGCGCTCCTAAAGCG GCTCGGGCACAACCGTGCGCAAATCCTACGAATCTCGGAACCGATCAAACGGTACTGGGCCACGCAAAAGGGGCTGAACCTGGACGAGCTGCTCAGTGACGGTGCTTACAAAGAGAACTACAGGAAGGAGATGATTGTATGGAGCGACGAACAGCGCCACGAGGACTATGGGGTGTTTTGCCGGGAGGCTTGTCGCACGATGAATCGCGAAATCTGCATCGTCAGTGATGTGCGCCGCCGAACGGATGTACGGTTTTTCCGCGAAACCTTCAAACCCAGTCGCGTCAGGACGATAAGGATCGAGGCCAGTGACGCCACACGGTTAGGGCGCGGCTGGCGGTTCGAGGCGGGTGTTGACGACGTGCCTTCGGAATGCGATCTGGATGATTTCGACGAGTGGGATCTGCGCATTGACAACAACGGTCAGGATGATATAGAAACTATACTAGAGCGATTGGTCGCCCTCACGAACGGTTAG
- the LOC125959999 gene encoding E3 ubiquitin-protein ligase Hakai isoform X1 encodes MDSEDGGTAKKAGRGRGRSRGTRSRGRGRGRGRGKKASRVISSDEEEELASPEPEKEIAEEVPAEKVSSGKQQRQAEVDVIKEPPVSSPATLNPLAIPDPEPTLTPTTTSIPLIIDMEADISQLEAPTFTTISRGPPEPMVRLNWNHKVNLIGEKVLNPMIYCCDQCDKPILVYGRMIPCKHVFCLRCARSETLKMCPRCKEKVVRVEQTALGTVFMCTHGGTRYGNTGCRRTYLSQRDLQAHINHRHITNPPPSEQTVVAATVPQQQQLSQLDLSPRSKMMLEKGAPVTSTNGMSMRKNSGSNEFDTYSYNYSSSNSTSAYSINHSGSSGTQHSQSSIGISQQSRPGYSPYGQQASPQHSVIPSQATLGSSSLWMQSSNQYYR; translated from the exons ATGGATTCCGAAGATGGGGGAACCGCGAAGAAGGCGGGGCGGGGTCGTGGTCGGAGTCGTGGCACCCGGAGCCGCGGAcgcggccgtggccgtgggcgCGGGAAGAAGGCATCGCGCGTGATTTCttcggacgaggaggaagagctggCGTCACCCGAGCCGGAGAAGGAAATCGCTGAGGAAGTCCCCGCTGAGAAAGTTAGCAgtgggaagcagcagcggcaggcgGAAGTGGATGTAATCAAAGAACCGCCGGTATCCTCACCGGCGACGTTGAACCCGTTGGCGATACCCGACCCGGAACCGACTTTGACGCCAACTACCACCAGTATACCGCTCATCATTGACATGGAAGCGGACATCTCCCAGCTGGAGGCACCCACCTTCACTACAATCTCACGCGGCCCGCCCGAACCGATGGTGCGACTCAATTGGAACCATAAGGTCAATCTGATCGGCGAAAAGGTGCTGAATCCGATGATCTACTGCTGCGATCAGTGCGACAAACCGATCCTCGTATATGGGCGGATGATTCCCTGTAAGCATGTCTTCTGTCTACGGTGTGCCCGCTCCGAAACACTCAAGATGTGTCCACGATGCAAAGAGAAAGTGGTCCGGGTGGAGCAAACCGCTCTCGGCACCGTGTTCATGTGCACGCATGGTGGTACGCGGTACGGAAATACGGGCTGCAGACGAACCTACCTTTCACAGCGGGATCTTCAAGCTCACATCAACCATAGACATATTACAAACCCTCCGCCTTCGGAACAGACGGTAGTAGCTGCGACCGttccgcaacagcagcagctgagtcAGCTAGACTTATCGCCTCGAAGCAAGATGATGCTCGAGAAGGGAGCACCGGTGACCAGCACCAATGGCATGTCGATGCGGAAAAACTCGGGATCGAATGAGTTCGACACATACAGCTACAACTACAGTAGTAGCAACTCCACTAGCGCCTACTCCATCAATCACTCCGGTAGTTCTG GCACACAGCACTCCCAATCATCAATCGGTATCTCGCAACAGTCCCGTCCTGGATACTCGCCTTACGGACAGCAAGCTTCACCTCAGCATAGCGTTATTCCCTCTCAGGCCACATTGGGATCATCGTCACTGTGGATGCAATCATCCAACCAGTACTATCGTTGA
- the LOC125959999 gene encoding E3 ubiquitin-protein ligase Hakai isoform X2, whose amino-acid sequence MDSEDGGTAKKAGRGRGRSRGTRSRGRGRGRGRGKKASRVISSDEEEELASPEPEKEIAEEVPAEKVSSGKQQRQAEVDVIKEPPVSSPATLNPLAIPDPEPTLTPTTTSIPLIIDMEADISQLEAPTFTTISRGPPEPMVRLNWNHKVNLIGEKVLNPMIYCCDQCDKPILVYGRMIPCKHVFCLRCARSETLKMCPRCKEKVVRVEQTALGTVFMCTHGGTRYGNTGCRRTYLSQRDLQAHINHRHITNPPPSEQTVVAATVPQQQQLSQLDLSPRSKMMLEKGAPVTSTNGMSMRKNSGSNEFDTYSYNYSSSNSTSAYSINHSGTQHSQSSIGISQQSRPGYSPYGQQASPQHSVIPSQATLGSSSLWMQSSNQYYR is encoded by the exons ATGGATTCCGAAGATGGGGGAACCGCGAAGAAGGCGGGGCGGGGTCGTGGTCGGAGTCGTGGCACCCGGAGCCGCGGAcgcggccgtggccgtgggcgCGGGAAGAAGGCATCGCGCGTGATTTCttcggacgaggaggaagagctggCGTCACCCGAGCCGGAGAAGGAAATCGCTGAGGAAGTCCCCGCTGAGAAAGTTAGCAgtgggaagcagcagcggcaggcgGAAGTGGATGTAATCAAAGAACCGCCGGTATCCTCACCGGCGACGTTGAACCCGTTGGCGATACCCGACCCGGAACCGACTTTGACGCCAACTACCACCAGTATACCGCTCATCATTGACATGGAAGCGGACATCTCCCAGCTGGAGGCACCCACCTTCACTACAATCTCACGCGGCCCGCCCGAACCGATGGTGCGACTCAATTGGAACCATAAGGTCAATCTGATCGGCGAAAAGGTGCTGAATCCGATGATCTACTGCTGCGATCAGTGCGACAAACCGATCCTCGTATATGGGCGGATGATTCCCTGTAAGCATGTCTTCTGTCTACGGTGTGCCCGCTCCGAAACACTCAAGATGTGTCCACGATGCAAAGAGAAAGTGGTCCGGGTGGAGCAAACCGCTCTCGGCACCGTGTTCATGTGCACGCATGGTGGTACGCGGTACGGAAATACGGGCTGCAGACGAACCTACCTTTCACAGCGGGATCTTCAAGCTCACATCAACCATAGACATATTACAAACCCTCCGCCTTCGGAACAGACGGTAGTAGCTGCGACCGttccgcaacagcagcagctgagtcAGCTAGACTTATCGCCTCGAAGCAAGATGATGCTCGAGAAGGGAGCACCGGTGACCAGCACCAATGGCATGTCGATGCGGAAAAACTCGGGATCGAATGAGTTCGACACATACAGCTACAACTACAGTAGTAGCAACTCCACTAGCGCCTACTCCATCAATCACTCCG GCACACAGCACTCCCAATCATCAATCGGTATCTCGCAACAGTCCCGTCCTGGATACTCGCCTTACGGACAGCAAGCTTCACCTCAGCATAGCGTTATTCCCTCTCAGGCCACATTGGGATCATCGTCACTGTGGATGCAATCATCCAACCAGTACTATCGTTGA
- the LOC125959982 gene encoding lipoamide acyltransferase component of branched-chain alpha-keto acid dehydrogenase complex, mitochondrial — MAGVIIRRIGGSLSARRYMLGALPLRQRLACESQCQLARRSAPLHSSAVLERLVSFHLSDIGEGIREVTVKEWYVKVGDVVEQFDNLCEVQSDKASVTITSRYDGKIAKLHHDVDSIALVGKPLLDFEVEEDDENDSSSSSSDDESESPKDVVSAMTLPGQLTPGKVLATPAVRRIAMEHKVDLGKVRASGRNGRVLKGDVLEYLQLIPQGTVKPHPTLEKPSRPAAAVAASASKISPAFVDLKDAHTVVPLKGIAKAMVKSMTEALKIPHFAYCDEIDVTKLVSVRNQLKEEAARRGVKLTYMPFFLKAASAALREFPILNSSYDESAESVIYKAYHNISVAMQTPNGLVVPNVKNVEQKSIMQIAADMNALQDRGTRSALTPDDFANGTFALSNIGIIGGTYTHPVVISPQVAIGGLGKTRVLPRFDAAGNVTAAHIMVVSWTADHRIIDGVTMASFSNLWKQYLENPNMLLLAV, encoded by the exons ATGGCAGGCGTGATCATTCGTCGCATCGGTGGCTCGCTTAGCGCACGGCGGTACATGCTCGGAGCTTTGCCGCTACGTCAACGACTA GCATGTGAATCCCAGTGCCAGCTTGCACGACGTAGCGCACCGCTGCACAGTAGCGCCGTCCTCGAGCGGCTAGTGTCTTTCCATCTCTCCGACATTGGCGAGGGTATCCGCGAAGTGACGGTGAAGGAGTGGTACGTCAAAGTTGGCGACGTGGTCGAGCAGTTCGACAATCTGTGCGAGGTGCAGAGCGATAAGGCATCGGTTACCATCACCAGCCGGTACGATGGCAAGATCGCCAAGCTTCATCACGATGTTGATAGTATCGCGCTCGTTGGCAAACCACTACTCGACTTCGAGgtagaagaagacgacgagaacgacagtagtagcagcagctcagaTGACGAATCAGAATCGCCAAAGGATGTAGTGTCGGCAATGACTCTTCCTGGGCAGCTGACCCCCGGCAAGGTGCTTGCAACACCGGCCGTCCGAAGGATCGCTATGGAGCACAAGGTTGATTTGGGCAAGGTGCGAGCTTCTGGGCGTAATGGGCGCGTGCTGAAAGGTGACGTGCTCGAATATCTGCAACTCATCCCCCAGGGCACCGTGAAGCCCCATCCCACGTTGGAAAAACCATcacgcccagcagcagcagtagcagcttccGCTTCAAAAATTTCTCCAGCGTTCGTCGATCTGAAGGATGCGCACACGGTTGTGCCATTGAAAGGCATAGCCAAGGCTATGGTGAAATCTATGACCGAGGCGTTG AAAATTCCTCATTTTGCATACTGTGACGAGATCGACGTTACCAAACTGGTTTCGGTACGTAACCAGCTGAAAGAGGAAGCCGCCCGCCGGGGTGTCAAGCTGACGTATATGCCATTCTTCCTGAAAGCGGCCTCGGCCGCGCTGCGCGAATTTCCGATTCTGAATAGCTCGTACGACGAGTCGGCCGAAAGCGTCATCTACAAGGCGTACCATAACATCAGCGTCGCCATGCAAACGCCAAACGGTCTTGTGGTGCCAAACGTTAAGAATGTGGAACAGAAATCGATAATGCAAATTGCGGCCGATATGAACGCACTGCAAGATCGGGGTACACGCAGCGCATTGACGCCGGATGATTTCGCCAACGGAACGTTTGCCCTCTCGAATATAGGAATC ATTGGCGGAACTTACACGCATCCGGTTGTGATCTCGCCTCAGGTAGCGATCGGAGGTCTGGGAAAGACGCGCGTACTACCCCGTTTCGATGCAGCCGGCAATGTGACGGCAGCGCACATCATGGTGGTTAGCTGGACAGCGGACCACCGCATAATCGACGGTGTTACGATGGCTAGTTTCTCGAACCTCTGGAAGCAGTACCTAGAGAACCCGAACATGCTACTCCTCGCTGTCTAA